In a single window of the Bacillus clarus genome:
- a CDS encoding DMT family transporter: protein MVIFNYILVCIIFGTTFLMIKIGIEAGTPPLFSAGIRFLLAGLILITIFKVKRKHVMPYLLSKRIMYAGFCLTFMTFATLYWAEQYISSGLAAVLSATGPMMILLLQSRRNKTKLQKEQLFALLIALIGVFCISLPGMHQELTFIGSIACLVILVGELFYGIGSIYSKEILSDFPRVSPFLINGIQMFYGGILLLIVSVVMEQPNPAVLTSWSVQWPILYLIFVGSIGGHGLYYWLLSKTNPVFPSTWLYVSPLIAVIVGYIILGEPINPAMGIGACLILIGVFLANRSTLGLYFKQGKLLKKEM, encoded by the coding sequence ATGGTCATTTTTAATTATATTTTAGTATGTATTATTTTTGGAACAACATTTTTAATGATAAAAATCGGGATTGAAGCGGGCACACCACCATTATTTTCAGCTGGTATTCGTTTCTTGTTAGCAGGTCTTATTCTTATCACTATTTTTAAAGTAAAGAGAAAGCATGTTATGCCTTATTTATTATCAAAACGTATTATGTACGCTGGTTTTTGTTTAACTTTTATGACATTCGCAACGTTGTATTGGGCAGAACAGTATATTTCTTCTGGATTAGCAGCAGTGCTTTCCGCAACAGGTCCGATGATGATCTTATTATTACAATCAAGGAGAAACAAAACAAAATTACAAAAAGAGCAACTCTTTGCATTACTCATTGCACTTATAGGTGTTTTTTGTATTTCTTTACCTGGAATGCATCAAGAACTTACATTCATAGGGAGCATCGCTTGCCTTGTTATTTTAGTGGGGGAGCTGTTTTATGGAATTGGTTCTATTTATTCAAAAGAAATACTTTCAGATTTCCCGAGAGTATCACCGTTTCTTATTAACGGTATTCAAATGTTTTATGGAGGGATCTTGCTATTAATTGTATCTGTTGTAATGGAACAGCCTAATCCAGCTGTATTAACATCTTGGAGTGTACAGTGGCCAATTTTATATCTCATATTTGTAGGGTCAATTGGTGGGCATGGTTTATATTATTGGCTTTTATCAAAGACTAATCCAGTATTCCCATCAACTTGGTTGTATGTATCTCCATTAATTGCTGTTATTGTAGGTTATATAATTTTAGGTGAACCGATAAATCCAGCAATGGGAATTGGAGCTTGTTTAATTTTAATCGGTGTATTTTTAGCAAATCGTTCTACACTTGGGCTGTATTTTAAACAAGGTAAGTTATTGAAAAAGGAAATGTAG
- a CDS encoding PLP-dependent aminotransferase family protein produces MKIVLRKESNIPYYQQIYMQIVDRVQSGMLLNGDYLPSLRSMADDLQISLLTVRKAYKQLESRGYIRIEQGKGAYIHKQARENFKPIPYQWQQKKSINVMRSQYVMNQHRKYYDFSQAILYPRLLPNPFLSDEMQKLINKDQMILATYGPVQGDNELRIEIANYLKEHQQFVTDPSQLLITSGAQQGIDLIAQTLLKPGDIVLVESPCYGAALDVFVNKGVQIIPVDLDNHGIRSDLIDDICQRKNPVLLYVNPTFQNPTGTVMSKERRMELIELAALYQFFIMEDDSFGEIYFEDITIPPPIKSFDTNGHVIYLKGFSKTLAPGLRIAALVAEGPIFEWLYAVKASMDIGSPLLTQKALLPFLRAERMKNHLEKLRTALQIRRDITIEILSPLKEIEFQTPKGGFNLWVTLPQSIDSFTLLQKANEVDVSFLPGTACLLNHETKYNQLRISYSMLNEKDMLIGLEKLHDTIGKFI; encoded by the coding sequence ATGAAGATTGTACTGCGTAAAGAATCTAACATACCGTATTATCAACAAATCTATATGCAAATTGTTGATAGAGTTCAAAGCGGGATGCTTTTAAATGGCGATTACCTCCCTTCTTTACGTTCGATGGCAGATGATTTACAAATTAGTTTATTAACCGTTCGTAAAGCTTATAAGCAGTTAGAATCAAGAGGTTATATTCGCATCGAACAAGGAAAAGGTGCCTATATACACAAACAGGCGCGGGAAAATTTCAAACCAATTCCGTATCAATGGCAACAAAAGAAATCCATTAATGTTATGCGTTCTCAATATGTAATGAATCAACACCGTAAATATTACGATTTTTCACAAGCGATCCTGTATCCGCGTTTATTACCAAATCCCTTTCTTTCAGATGAGATGCAAAAATTAATCAATAAAGATCAGATGATACTGGCTACTTACGGACCTGTTCAAGGCGATAACGAACTCCGAATTGAAATAGCAAATTACTTAAAAGAGCACCAACAATTCGTTACGGATCCATCTCAATTATTAATTACAAGTGGTGCCCAGCAAGGAATCGATTTAATTGCCCAAACATTATTAAAACCTGGAGATATAGTATTAGTAGAAAGTCCATGTTACGGTGCGGCACTTGATGTATTTGTCAATAAAGGCGTTCAAATAATTCCTGTCGATCTTGATAACCATGGAATTCGCTCAGACTTAATCGATGATATTTGTCAAAGGAAGAATCCTGTCTTGTTATATGTGAATCCTACTTTTCAGAACCCGACAGGTACTGTGATGAGTAAAGAAAGAAGAATGGAACTTATAGAACTAGCAGCATTATATCAATTTTTCATTATGGAAGATGATTCTTTCGGAGAGATTTATTTTGAGGATATTACAATTCCACCTCCTATTAAAAGCTTTGATACAAATGGTCATGTTATATATTTAAAAGGGTTTAGTAAAACATTAGCACCTGGTCTTCGCATCGCGGCGCTTGTAGCTGAAGGTCCTATTTTTGAATGGTTATATGCCGTGAAGGCTTCGATGGATATTGGTAGTCCTTTATTAACACAAAAGGCACTACTTCCCTTTTTACGGGCGGAACGAATGAAAAATCATTTAGAAAAATTACGTACAGCTTTACAAATTAGACGTGATATAACAATTGAAATATTATCTCCGTTAAAAGAAATAGAATTTCAAACACCAAAGGGTGGATTTAACTTATGGGTTACGCTCCCACAATCAATCGACTCTTTTACATTATTACAAAAAGCAAATGAAGTAGATGTTTCTTTTTTACCTGGAACAGCTTGTTTATTAAACCATGAAACAAAATATAATCAATTACGAATTAGTTATTCCATGTTAAATGAAAAAGATATGCTGATTGGTTTAGAGAAATTACATGATACAATAGGTAAATTTATATAG
- a CDS encoding isochorismatase family protein has protein sequence MNTVIDWAKRDDIPVIFIQHTDQNSSDEMAKRKHAWELHKGLYRDSNDIVIEKITWDSFYQTVLEETLQKLGVEQLIFVGAQTEFCLDTTIRIAYSKGYQHNLLVREAHSTLSSNTLSAKQIIEHHESVWNNRFVQIQPLDLYKL, from the coding sequence GTGAATACGGTTATTGATTGGGCAAAAAGAGATGACATACCGGTTATTTTCATTCAACATACAGATCAAAATTCATCAGATGAAATGGCGAAGAGGAAACACGCTTGGGAATTACATAAAGGATTGTATCGAGACAGTAATGACATTGTAATTGAGAAAATTACATGGGATTCCTTCTATCAAACTGTATTAGAAGAAACGTTACAAAAACTAGGTGTGGAACAATTAATTTTTGTGGGTGCACAAACTGAATTTTGTTTAGATACGACAATCCGAATTGCTTATAGTAAGGGATACCAACATAATCTGTTAGTAAGAGAAGCTCATAGTACGTTAAGTAGTAATACTCTTAGCGCAAAACAAATTATAGAACACCATGAATCTGTATGGAATAACCGTTTTGTACAAATACAACCACTTGATTTATATAAGCTATAA